One Buteo buteo chromosome 4, bButBut1.hap1.1, whole genome shotgun sequence DNA segment encodes these proteins:
- the VPS26A gene encoding vacuolar protein sorting-associated protein 26A, whose protein sequence is MSFLGGFFGPVCEIDVILNDAETRKTAEIKTEDGKVEKHFLFYDGESVSGKVNVSIKPHGKRLEHQGIRIEFVGQIELFNDKSNTHEFVNLVKELALPGELTQSRSYDFEFMQVEKPYESYIGANVRLRYFLKVTIVRRLSDLVKEYDLIVHQLATYPDVNNSIKMEVGIEDCLHIEFEYNKSKYHLKDVIVGKIYFLLVRIKIQHMELQLIKKEITGIGPSTTTETETIAKYEIMDGAPVKGESIPIRLFLAGYDPTPTMRDVNKKFSVRYFLNLVLVDEEDRRYFKQQEIILWRKAPEKLRKQRTNFHQRFESPESQASAEQPEM, encoded by the exons ATG AGTTTTCTTGGAGGCTTTTTCGGTCCTGTTTGTGAGATTGATGTTATTCTTAATGATGCTGAAACAcgaaaaacagcagaaatcaaaacagaagATGGTAAagtagaaaagcattttctcttctaTGATGGAGAATCTGTTTCAggaaag GTGAACGTCTCCATTAAACCGCATGGGAAGAGACTAGAGCACCAAGGAATTAGAATTGAATTTGTAGGACAAATTG AACTCTTCAATGACAAAAGCAATACCCATGAATTTGTAAACTTAGTGAAAGAACTGGCCTTACCCGGAGAACTGACCCAAAGCAGAAGCTATGACTTTGAATTCATGCAGGTTGAAAAGCCATATGAATCCTACATCGGTGCCAATGTCAGACTGAG GTATTTTCTAAAAGTGACGATAGTGAGACGGCTGTCAGACTTGGTGAAAGAATATGATCTGATTGTTCACCAGCTTGCTACATACCCAGATGTAAACAACTCCATTAAAATGGAAGTAGGCATTGAAGACTGTCTTCATATAGAGTTTGAATACAATAAGTCAAA GTATCACTTAAAGGATGTGATTGTtggaaaaatttatttcctcttaGTGAGAATAAAAATTCAGCACATGGAGTTGCAGCTGATCAAAAAGGAGATTACTGGAATtg GACCCAGTACCACAACAGAGACTGAAACCATTGCAAAGTATGAAATAATGGATGGTGCACCAGTTAAAG gtgAATCAATTCCTATAAGACTGTTCTTAGCAGGCTATGACCCAACTCCAACAATGAGGGATGTGAACAAGAAATTTTCGGTGAGGTACTTCTTGAATCTAGTGCTTGTGGATGAAGAAGACAGACGATACTTCAAACAGCAG GAAATAATCTTATGGAGAAAAGCTCCTGAGAAGCTGAGGAAACAACGAACAAACTTTCACCAGCGATTTGAATCTCCAGAATCACAAGCATCTGCTGAGCAACCTGAGATGTGA